TCAGCCATGGCGGGCTGGTGGCAGAATCGCTCGATACCGGCTTTCGTCTGCGCGACGGCGTCTTCGATATCGACCGCCTGACCGTGGGCAATGTGTCCGGGGCGACCATTACCGCAACCGGCAAGATCGCGCCGTTCAAGGCCGAGCCTTC
The window above is part of the Phosphitispora fastidiosa genome. Proteins encoded here:
- a CDS encoding AsmA family protein, with amino-acid sequence EAFAAIFGRNTPSEAGKGAPQLAGEDLDVRVKAGPVSHGGLVAESLDTGFRLRDGVFDIDRLTVGNVSGATITATGKIAPFKAEPS